A window of the Blattabacterium cuenoti genome harbors these coding sequences:
- a CDS encoding TerC family protein has protein sequence MIEYLYDIINNPFSSILTIGNLFIVESILSIDNAVVLSSIIMNLDNNEDRNKAIKYGTISAYLFRILCLLFTSILINMKWVKIIAGIYLIFTGINYYINKFKNKIIKNNKINTKNNSLWKIILYVELIDLSFSIDNVFASIAISKNLLLLFISILTSILSIRLSTKFFIKLVEKIPKLNNFIYMIIIILGVRLIINFFYEKNFIYNKFIEYISNVLMSLILIIPIIKYSFYNKFFIKKKS, from the coding sequence ATGATAGAATATTTATATGATATAATAAATAATCCTTTTTCATCCATCTTAACTATAGGTAATTTGTTTATAGTAGAAAGTATATTATCTATAGATAATGCCGTTGTTTTATCTTCTATTATAATGAATTTAGATAATAATGAAGATAGAAATAAAGCTATAAAATATGGAACCATCAGTGCTTATTTATTTAGAATATTATGTTTATTGTTTACTTCTATATTAATAAATATGAAATGGGTAAAAATAATAGCTGGAATTTATTTAATTTTTACTGGAATAAATTATTACATAAATAAATTTAAAAATAAAATTATTAAAAATAATAAAATAAATACAAAAAATAATTCTTTATGGAAAATTATATTATATGTAGAATTAATAGATTTATCTTTTTCTATAGATAATGTATTTGCTTCTATAGCTATATCAAAAAATTTATTATTATTATTTATTAGTATATTAACAAGTATCTTATCCATAAGATTATCAACAAAATTTTTTATAAAATTAGTAGAAAAAATTCCAAAATTAAATAATTTTATTTATATGATAATAATAATACTTGGAGTAAGATTAATAATAAATTTTTTTTATGAAAAAAATTTTATTTATAATAAATTTATAGAATATATTTCAAATGTATTAATGTCGTTAATATTAATAATACCTATTATTAAATATTCATTTTATAACAAATTTTTTATAAAAAAAAAATCATAA
- a CDS encoding dihydrolipoamide acetyltransferase family protein: MAEIISMPQLSDTMEEGTVIKWNKKIGEKVVEGDIIAEIETDKAIQDFEIDVSGILLFIGVKEGEKTKVNDIIAIIGEEGEDINHLIKQKNLKNNLQEEKKDNERKFISPAARRLIKKMNVPIETFKNGSGSHGRIIKKDIETLKNENNINKIIHSSMRKKIAKHLSKSKISAPHYYIFSEINVDKLIKLREKFNDKLSIDERISFNDIIIKAVAQSLKKFPKMNVSWNDEYILFHKNINIGIAVAVEDGLIVPVIKNVDHKSVLQISKEIKEKVLRSKEKKIQINELEDSTFTVSNLGMYDTDSFTSIINIPNSSIISVGSIVRRPVVIGSKIEIGSIMKITLSCDHRIIDGALGSLYIRLLKKYLEDPFIIFL; encoded by the coding sequence ACACCATGGAAGAGGGGACTGTAATTAAATGGAATAAAAAAATAGGAGAAAAAGTTGTAGAAGGAGATATAATAGCAGAAATAGAAACAGACAAAGCTATTCAAGATTTTGAAATAGATGTTAGTGGTATTTTATTATTTATAGGAGTTAAAGAAGGAGAAAAAACAAAAGTTAACGATATAATAGCAATTATAGGAGAAGAAGGAGAAGATATTAATCATTTGATTAAACAAAAAAATTTAAAAAATAATTTACAAGAAGAAAAAAAAGATAATGAAAGAAAATTTATATCTCCTGCAGCAAGAAGATTGATAAAAAAAATGAATGTACCCATAGAAACATTTAAAAATGGAAGTGGATCTCACGGTAGAATAATCAAAAAAGATATTGAAACATTAAAAAATGAAAATAATATTAATAAAATTATTCATTCCTCTATGAGAAAAAAAATAGCTAAACATCTTTCTAAATCAAAAATTTCTGCTCCACATTATTATATATTTTCTGAAATAAATGTAGATAAACTAATTAAATTAAGAGAAAAATTTAATGATAAACTTTCTATAGATGAAAGAATATCTTTTAACGATATTATAATAAAAGCTGTTGCTCAATCATTAAAAAAATTTCCTAAAATGAATGTATCATGGAATGATGAATATATTTTGTTTCATAAAAATATAAATATTGGTATTGCAGTAGCAGTTGAAGATGGATTAATTGTTCCAGTAATTAAAAATGTTGATCATAAATCAGTATTACAAATATCTAAAGAAATAAAAGAAAAAGTATTACGTTCAAAAGAAAAAAAAATACAAATAAACGAGTTAGAAGATAGTACATTTACTGTATCTAATCTAGGAATGTATGATACAGATTCATTTACATCTATTATAAATATTCCAAATTCATCAATAATTTCTGTAGGATCTATAGTAAGACGACCTGTAGTTATAGGATCTAAAATAGAAATAGGAAGTATTATGAAAATAACATTATCTTGTGATCATAGAATAATAGATGGAGCGTTAGGGAGTCTTTATATACGATTATTAAAAAAATATTTAGAAGATCCTTTTATTATATTTTTATGA